The following proteins are encoded in a genomic region of Nitratireductor sp. GISD-1A_MAKvit:
- the cysD gene encoding sulfate adenylyltransferase subunit CysD, with translation MPAALTHLDRLEAEAIHIFREVAATFSKPVMLYSVGKDSSVLMHLAMKAFYPAKPPFPFLHVDTTWKFREMIEFRDRMAREKGFDLLVHVNEEGVRDGINPFDHGSNTHTHVMKTVALRQALEKYGFDAAFGGARRDEEKSRAKERIFSFRSAGHGWDPKNQRPEMWKIYNTRVAQGESIRVFPLSNWTEQDIWQYILQENIPIVPLYFAARRPVVDRGGMTIMVDDDRMRLQPGEKVEERLVRFRTLGCYPLTGAIPSTATTLEEIVSEMLTARTSERQGRLIDRDEAGSMEKKKREGYF, from the coding sequence ATGCCGGCAGCCCTAACCCATCTCGACAGGCTGGAAGCCGAAGCGATCCACATCTTCCGCGAAGTGGCGGCGACCTTTTCAAAGCCGGTGATGCTCTACTCTGTCGGCAAGGATTCCTCCGTTCTGATGCATCTGGCGATGAAGGCGTTCTATCCCGCCAAGCCGCCATTTCCCTTCCTGCATGTGGACACCACCTGGAAGTTTCGCGAGATGATCGAATTTCGCGACCGGATGGCGCGCGAAAAGGGGTTTGATCTTCTGGTGCACGTGAATGAAGAGGGCGTGCGCGACGGCATCAATCCGTTCGATCATGGCTCCAACACGCACACCCATGTGATGAAGACGGTTGCGCTGCGCCAGGCGCTCGAAAAATACGGTTTCGACGCGGCCTTTGGTGGTGCGCGGCGCGATGAGGAAAAGAGCCGCGCCAAGGAGCGCATCTTCTCGTTTCGCTCCGCAGGCCATGGCTGGGACCCCAAGAACCAGCGCCCCGAAATGTGGAAGATCTACAACACGCGCGTGGCGCAGGGTGAATCGATCCGCGTTTTTCCGCTCTCCAACTGGACCGAGCAGGACATCTGGCAATACATCCTTCAGGAGAACATTCCCATCGTGCCGCTCTATTTCGCCGCCAGACGGCCAGTGGTGGATCGCGGCGGGATGACCATCATGGTCGATGACGACCGGATGCGTCTGCAGCCGGGCGAGAAGGTGGAGGAACGCCTGGTGCGCTTCCGCACGCTTGGCTGCTACCCGCTGACAGGCGCGATCCCTTCCACCGCCACCACGCTTGAGGAGATCGTCTCCGAAATGCTGACGGCCCGCACCTCTGAACGGCAGGGGCGTCTGATCGACCGCGATGAGGCGGGCTCCATGGAGAAGAAGAAGCGCGAGGGGTATTTCTGA